ccagctactcatgaggctgaggcaagagaatcgcttgaacctgggaggcagaggctgcagtgagccgagatcacaccactccactccagcctgggaaacggagtaagactccgtctctaaaaaaaaaaaaaaaatgcacatccGGCTATGGGGTGCTGGTGCAGCCCATATCAGTCACCGTCTTCAACATCCTCCTGATGTCCAATCCTACCACTTTCTCAATGCCCCTACAGCTCCCAAGCACACAATAATCCTCCTATCCCCTTACCCTGCTAGTCAGCTCCCGGTTCAGGTTCTCCACCTGAGAGTAAGTTGAGGACGCATCCTTGCCGTTGACTTTACGGAGCTTGGGCAGGAGAAAGGAGACTTTCAGGTTGTCATTGACCTGGGGGAGAGGGGGTGCAGGGCGGGGGCTCAGGGGATGCTGAGCTTGCCCCACACAGTCCTGGCCCCCGGTATGAGGTTAGCAGGTGGCCCCCACTTACCGTCAGAAAGGGGTTGCCTTCCAGGCTGAGTTCCTCAAGCTTCGGGAACTGGCACAAGGCAGTGACATCCCCCAGCTGGTTGTTGGCGCAGCGGAGGACACGCAGGTGGGACAGGCCCAGGTTGTCCGGCAGCACCTCCAGCTGGTTATTGGACAGGTCCAGCTCCTGCAGCTGTGTCAGGCGGCACAGGAGCTTGGGGTCCAGGTGCTCGGAAAGCAGCTCCAACCCTGACAGGCTGGAAGTGGGGGCAGACCAGGAAGGCTTAGGAGGCGCGCAAGCCTTGCACCCCTACACCAACCTGCCCCTGCTACCTCCGAAGGCTTCTTCACCTGACATTTCTTGCACAGATGCAGCCGCCTCGCCCACCccgttactttattttttagagacggggttctcACTCTGGCGTCCAGGCgcgatcctagctcactgctgcctccaactcctgggctgagtgatcctcccgcctcaacctaccgagcagctgggactacaggcgcgcgctaCTACTCCCGGCTCCCCAccgcttaaaaaaagaaaaaacctgcaACTACTTTAGGACTGGGGCAATCTAGCTTCCTCTAGGATGCTCTTCCTGATCCTTCGGAGGCTCCTCTGTGCTTCCCATACTCTCTAATGGTAGCCGCAGGCTGTGCCCCTGATTGTCCGCGTTCGCTTCAGGGGATGAGGGCCCCCGGGGCTCCCGGCGAGCGCGCGGGGCCGCGATCTCCCAACAAGAATACATTTGGCGCCACTCTGACGAACCCAGAGGGCGATAACGGGGACAGGCGGGCCGTGGGGGAGGGTCCCCGCTCTTCTCCCCGACCGCCCCGCGAACACAACCTCGCCCCCTGCCAGGCTCTTACTCCAGGCTCCGGATCTTCCCCAGCCGGTCGCTCTTGGGGCGCCCGCGCTGCATTAGCAGCCGCGCCGAGAGGGGGCCCATGGCGAGGAGGGGCGGCCCGCGCCGACCCAGTCTGCGGCCCCGGCGTCTGGAGTCACCCTGCGTCTCCTGGAGCCCGGTTCTGGCGTCCGCTGTATCCGAGCCCAGGAGGTGGCGCCGCACGAGCCCGTGGGAGGTAACGACCGGAAGGAAGCGGAGCCTAGGCTTCGTGCCCTCGCCCTGCGCGGACTACAACTCCCAGCGGCCGCCGCGGTCGCGCCTGCGCACTGGCCACCCGGACGGAGtcatggcggcggcggcggcggcagctgcCTCGGAGGTCCCCGAGGTCCTTCGGGAATGCGGTTGCAAGGGCATCCGGACCTGTCTTATCTGCGAGCGGCAGCGCGGCGGAGACCCGCCCTGGAAGCTGCCCCCAGCGGTAAGGGGTGGGTGAGGAGCCGCGCCCACAAACGTCGGTCTGcatctggggaaactgaggcccagcttGGCCATGACACGGGCCGAGATCAAAGCCTGTGCGCGACCCTTGCGGTAGGGCGATGCGGGGTGAGATGAAGGCTTTGAGGAGCAGGCTTGAGAGTGGGGAAGGGGCTGGGAGGTGGGTGAGTCCGACCACAGCTCACCTCGGGGACTCTGGGGGAATCTGCCCGCAAACATCGACGTAGCTTCTCGGATCTGGCGCTGGGAGCTTCACGGGCCCGCGGGGAGACGACACGGAAAGGGTCGAGGGTGCTGAATACCAGGCGAACGGTGCCTGAAGGCCGTGGGCTGCAATGGGCAAGGAGGCAGTGAATTCCAGTTAACTAATGAAAAAGAACACAAGGATCGCTCcagcccaggaactggaggctacagtgagctatgaccgaGCCAccgcatttcagcctgggcgacagagcgagacccttcctcaaaaaaagaaaataaataatttaaaaaataactcagcATCTTCGGATTGGCATGGAAGGATTGCGGTTGGTTACAAGGGCGAGGTGGAGTGGTGATGCTTCAGGTGAGAGAGATGAGACTGGAGAGGTTGGGGGGTCTGACCACAGATGATCCCCGGTGTGTTGGCTGAGCAGGCTGGACTTGTCCCAAAAGCCATGGAGAGCTCTTGGAGGGTTTTAAAGGAGTGACGAGGTCAAATGTGAATTTTAGAAAGATCCTGGGAAGGGAAGCGGGGGCAGAtatgaagatgtgaagaaacgGCCCCAGCGTCTATGGTGAAAGTGCCCAAGGTCCTGTGGAAACATACGGATGCCTCATAAATTAAACAGAATTACCCCTGATCCGCAGTCCTACTTCCGGGTGTATAGTCAAAGGAACCAAAAGCGGGGTCTGGAAGAGAGATTTTCacacccatgtttatagcagcattattcactatAGCCAAAgtatctatcaacagatgaattggTGACCAGGTGCTGTgggccacgcctgtaatcccagcactttgggaggctgaggccggcagatcatgaggtcaggagttcgagaccagcctggccaacgtggtgaaaccccgtcactgctgaaaatgcaaagattagccgggtatggtggcaggtacctgtatgtaatcccagatactcgggagggtgaggcaggagaatagcttgaacctgggaggcggaggttgcagtgagccgagatggtgccattgcactgcagcctgggcaacaagagcaaacctccgtctcaaaaagaaaaaaaattagccgggtgtgtgcTTGCAatgccagttacttgggaggctgaggtgggaggattgcctgagcccaggaggtcaaggctccagtgaggtgcgatcgcaccactgcaccccagcctgagagcaagactcttcctcagaagaaagaaaaaaaaatggcagaaagtCTGACCCGTGCCAGTGGCCATGGGTGTGGAGTCACAAGGCATTGTGGAGGTTACACCTTTGCAACCCAGTGGCTGTGGAACAAAGAGAGTGAGAAGTCCAGGGTCTCAGGGCACTGGAGCAGTTCCTGACAGACGGGCTTTCCAGCCCCCGCCCCTTCATATCTGCCCCTCCCCCTCGGGATCTTTCTAAAATTCACATCTGACCTCGTCACTCCTTTAAAACCCTTCAAGAGCTCTCCATGGCTTTTGGGACAAGTCCAGCCTGCTTAGCCAACACACGGGGGACTCCCAGTTTTAATGTTTCCCATGGGAGGGCCCCAAGAGCAGGAGAAGATGGTGCCTACCTCAGGAGGTATCTGGGCTGGAGTCAGAGGCTGGAAGTAAAGGGTTCGAAGGGGCCGAGGTCCCTGGACAGAAGAACACAGGACAGCAGCCCACAGTGAGTGGCAGCCCAGAGTATAAGGAGCCTGGAgatgggagaggaaggggagacaGGCCACAGAGCCCAGAGCTGAGTTCCGGTGGCCTCCAGGATCCTCACTGGGTTATTCTGGCCAGAACCTCCGCACGTGTACACCTCCTGCCCTGGATAGTTACATTACCTTCCTCTTGGAATGAAACTAGATAATCCATGTAAAATGTTTAGTGCCAAGGATGCAAATACCGGCTATTTCATTagagaaattcttttttaaaaatgcagtattggctgggcgcggtggctcccgcctgtaatcccagcactttggaaggccaaagcaggcggatcacctgaggttgagagttcaagaccagcctggcccacatagtgaaaccctgtctctaccaaaaacacaaaaattagctgagtgtggtggtgagcgcctgtaatcccagctactcaagaggctgaggcaggagaatcgcttgaacgcaggaggcagaggttgcagtgagccaagactgcaccactgcactccagcctggggtgacaagagcaagactctgtctcaaaaaaaaatgaattattattattttcaagatggagtctcactctgttgcccaggctggtgttcactaattcagtctcagctcactgcaacctccacctcccaggctcaagagattctcccgcctcagcctcctgtgtagctgaaatGACAAGTGCGCTctcccacacccggctaatttttaaacttttttttttttgagatggagtctccctctatcacccaggctggagtgcactggtgccatctcggctcactgcaacctccgtctcctgggttcaagcaattctccagcctcagtctcctgggtagctgggattacaggcccctaccaccatgcctggctaatttttgtgtttttagtagagatggggtttcgccatgtgggccagtcttgtcttgaactcctgacctcaggtgatccgcccgcctcagcctctcaaagtgctggggttacaggcgtgagccagcgcacGCGGCCTGTTTTAACTTTCTGTAGGGACAGGGTcccgctgtgttgcccagtctgtggacctgtttttcttttgcagaaaaCGCACCGTTTCATTTACTCCTCTGACACCGGGTGGGCTGTGGGCTCAGAGGAATCTGACTTTGAGGGCTGGGCCTTCCCCTTCCCGGGGGTGATGCTGATCGAGGACTTTGTGACTCGGGAGGAAGAAGCCGAGTTGGTGAGGCTCATGGACTGTGACCCCTGGAAGCTCTCCCAGTCCGGACGGAGGAAGCAGGTAGGCCGGCCCTGAGCTCATGGGGAGGGCTGGGCTGCGTCAAGGGGACCTCTCCACTGCTggggccctcctcctcctctgcagcCACACCCCACGAACCTCCAAGGTTGGTAGTGGGCAAGTTCCCCAGACCTCGGGGCTGTGCACAGCCAGACTCGCAGCAGGATGTGTCTGATGGGCAGAGGTGCACCCGGGCACCCCGTCTTTCTGTGGGATGTGCTGCTGGTCTCTATGCCCTCTCTGCAGCTGACTTGGTGGTACTGAGGGCACGGGAAAGTTCTGGCGGGCCACCCCATTCTCCCAAGCTACAGGTGCTCCCATCTGCCATTCTCACCATCAATATCTTGTCTCCTCACACGAGTTCCCACCTTCCCCGCCCCATCATTCTCCCCCAACTCACTCCTTCCCCACCTGTGGCCCAACCTCCTCACTTCTCCTCACCTTCGTCCCTCTGTCCCCAGCCTCCACGTGTGGCCACTGGGACAGTCAGTCACATCCCcttcattgtagttttttttttttttgagacagagtttcgctcttgtcacccaggctggagtgcaatggcgtaatctcggctcaccgcaacctctgccccctgggttcaggccattctcctgcctcagcctcctgagtagctgggattacaggcacgcgccaccgtgcccggctaattttttgtaatttttagtagagacggggtttcaccatgttgaccaggatggtctcgatctgttgacctcgtgatccacccgcctcggcctcccaaagtgctgggattacaggcttgagccaccacgcccggcccattgtagttttcattggtttgaggtggaatctcgctctgtcgcccagactggtgagatctcggctcactgcaacctctgtctcctgggttcaaacaattcttctgcctcagcctcccaagtcccgagtagctggaactacaggcacccaccaccacgccgagctaatttttgtatttttagtagagatgggttttaccatattggccatgctggtcttgaactcctgacctcaggtgatccacccaccttggcttcccaaagtgctgagattacaggcctgagccaccacaccggtccttttttttttttgacacagaatcttgctctgccgcccaggctggcgtgcagtagtgtgacctgagctcactgcaacctcccaggttcaggccattctcatggctcagcctcctgagtagctgggactaaggcatgtgccaccaagcccagctatttattgttattattttgagacaagagtgtCTCATTCTGTgtctcaagctggagtgcagtggtgcagtctcttctcactgcagcctccacctcctgagctctaatgatcctctcacctcagcctcctaagtagctgagactaaatcCTGTGCTACTACATCTGtctaaatttttgtgtgtgtgtgttttttctttttacgagagacagagttttgctgtgttgcccatttggtctcaaactcctgggctcaaatgcaccacctgcctgggcctcccaaagtgctgggattacaggcatgagctaccatgcccagactaatttttaaatttcttacagagaggaggtctcactttgttgctcaggctggtctcgaactcctggcctcaaatgatccttccatctcggcctcccaaagcactggggttacaggcgtccACCATCACGCTCGGCCATTTGCTATTCTGTCTCCTTGGGTCGGCCTCCTCCTGCTTCATGTCCATGAAGTAGGGACTTTTGCTTGCCTGGGTCACTGCGATTAAATTCTTCGAACTTAGTGTGTGGTAGACATCTCCCTAAACGCAGACACCTCACGTCCTTTTTGTCTTCATCCTTCAGGACTATGGCCCCAAAGTCAACTTTCGGAAGCAGAAGCTAAAGACCGAGGGCTTCTGCGGCCTCCCCAGCTTCAGCCGGGAGGTGGTGCGGAGGATGGGCCTCTACCCGGGGCTGGAGGGCTTCCGGCCCGTCGAGCAGTGCAACCTGGACTACTGCCCCGAGCGCGGCTCATCCATCGACCCGCACCTGGACGACGCGTGGCTGTGGGGGGAGCGGCTggtcagcctcaacctcctgtccCCCACCGTGCTGTCCATGTGTCGGGAGGCACCTGGGAGCCTGCTCCTCTGCTCTGCCCCCTCAGCCGCCCCGGAGGCCTTGGTCGACAGCGTGATAGCGCCCAGCCGCTCGGTGCTgtgccaggaggtggaggtggctgtCCCCTTGCCCCGTCGCTCCCTGCTGGTGCTCAGGGGGGCCGCGCGGCACCAGTGGAAGCATGCCATCCACCGCGGACACGTCGAGGCTCGCCGCGTCTGCGTCACTTTCCGGGAGCTGTCGGCCGAGTTCGGCCCCGGAGGGAGGCAGCAAGAGCTGGGCCAGGAACTCCTGCGGATCGCCCTCTCCTTCCAGGGCAGACCCGTGTGAGCCGCCTCTCTGGCTCCAGACCTGACCGATGCCCGGAGCCCAGAACACGGCCTTCTGCAACTCACGGGGTGGCAGGAGAAGACGGCTGAGCCCTGGTGGTGTGAGCAGCATGAGTCCTGGCCCGGGAGCGGGTTTTGATGGGAATGCACCTCGGGGCAGCCCCCTTCCACCCTGGCCAGGCTTCTTTTGGTTAACTAGTTTATCACAGTCAAGGGGACGTGGGATAATTTGAGCTTAAAAAATATTGGGGGGCcacgcgcagtggctcacgcctgtaatcccagcactctgggaggccgaggtgggcggatcacttgacaggaggagttcgagaccagcctggccaacacggcgaaaacccatctctacaaaaaaaatacaaaacttagccaggcatggtgactcacactgtaatcctagctactcgggaggctaaggttggagaattgctggaacccaggaggcggaggttgccgagagagccgagatcacaccactgcacttcagcctggcgcactgagcaagactgtttcaaaaaaaaaaaagggtgatgagcattttaaattattttctcccttATGATGCATCTCTTTTCATGGGGTTTCCCGATATCTCACTGCCCAGTCCCTTCATTTGTGGAATGTGTTGGGTTGGAAAACAGCTGGTTGAAGATTTTAAGTTTAGACTAAAGAGCTAGTAACAAACAGCTTCAGAGTCAGGCTTGGCCTGAGTCTTGCTTGACAAGCCCCCACCGCTctgcctggggggtgggggtgtgaggAGGGCAAGGAAATCTGAGCCCGTTCCCCCTGAACCCCATAACGCTGTTAACAAGTAGGAAAAATGAAAGCTcccggccaggtacagtggtgcacacctgtaattccagcactttggggggctgaggtgggaggatcgcttgagaccagcctaagcaacgtagtgagaccccgtctcaacaaaaaataaaaacattagcca
This Callithrix jacchus isolate 240 chromosome 2, calJac240_pri, whole genome shotgun sequence DNA region includes the following protein-coding sequences:
- the ALKBH4 gene encoding alpha-ketoglutarate-dependent dioxygenase alkB homolog 4 isoform X1, giving the protein MAAAAAAAASEVPEVLRECGCKGIRTCLICERQRGGDPPWKLPPAKTHRFIYSSDTGWAVGSEESDFEGWAFPFPGVMLIEDFVTREEEAELVRLMDCDPWKLSQSGRRKQDYGPKVNFRKQKLKTEGFCGLPSFSREVVRRMGLYPGLEGFRPVEQCNLDYCPERGSSIDPHLDDAWLWGERLVSLNLLSPTVLSMCREAPGSLLLCSAPSAAPEALVDSVIAPSRSVLCQEVEVAVPLPRRSLLVLRGAARHQWKHAIHRGHVEARRVCVTFRELSAEFGPGGRQQELGQELLRIALSFQGRPV
- the ALKBH4 gene encoding alpha-ketoglutarate-dependent dioxygenase alkB homolog 4 isoform X2, producing MLQKTHRFIYSSDTGWAVGSEESDFEGWAFPFPGVMLIEDFVTREEEAELVRLMDCDPWKLSQSGRRKQDYGPKVNFRKQKLKTEGFCGLPSFSREVVRRMGLYPGLEGFRPVEQCNLDYCPERGSSIDPHLDDAWLWGERLVSLNLLSPTVLSMCREAPGSLLLCSAPSAAPEALVDSVIAPSRSVLCQEVEVAVPLPRRSLLVLRGAARHQWKHAIHRGHVEARRVCVTFRELSAEFGPGGRQQELGQELLRIALSFQGRPV